One part of the Mycobacterium marinum genome encodes these proteins:
- a CDS encoding cupin domain-containing protein translates to MSLVMPAYPPYPPARYTGDKGEVSARLKRRDEPPNLELGGTKYHYLATQKTTDGDFGLYRVDIAPAGGGPGPHFHKTMSESFFVLSGSMRMHDGRDWVDASAGDYLYVPPGGVHGFRNESDQPASILILFAPGAPREDYFEGFPGLADMTDDQCREFFVAHDNFWVQ, encoded by the coding sequence ATGTCGCTCGTCATGCCTGCCTACCCGCCCTATCCTCCAGCGCGCTACACCGGCGACAAGGGAGAGGTCAGTGCTCGGCTGAAACGTCGGGACGAACCTCCCAACCTGGAGTTGGGCGGCACCAAGTACCACTACCTGGCCACCCAGAAAACCACCGATGGCGATTTTGGGCTCTACCGCGTCGATATCGCCCCGGCCGGAGGTGGGCCGGGTCCGCATTTCCACAAGACGATGTCGGAGTCCTTCTTCGTCCTGTCCGGGTCGATGCGCATGCACGACGGGCGAGACTGGGTCGACGCATCCGCCGGCGATTACCTCTATGTACCGCCCGGCGGAGTGCACGGCTTTCGCAACGAGTCCGACCAGCCGGCATCGATCCTGATCCTGTTCGCCCCCGGCGCCCCGCGCGAGGACTACTTCGAGGGGTTCCCGGGCCTGGCCGACATGACCGACGACCAATGCCGGGAGTTCTTCGTCGCGCACGACAACTTCTGGGTCCAATAG
- the groL gene encoding chaperonin GroEL (60 kDa chaperone family; promotes refolding of misfolded polypeptides especially under stressful conditions; forms two stacked rings of heptamers to form a barrel-shaped 14mer; ends can be capped by GroES; misfolded proteins enter the barrel where they are refolded when GroES binds): protein MAKTIAYDEEARRGLERGLNALADAVKVTLGPKGRNVVLEKKWGAPTITNDGVSIAKEIELEDPYEKIGAELVKEVAKKTDDVAGDGTTTATVLAQALVKEGLRNVAAGANPLGLKRGIEKAVEKVTETLLKSAKEVETKEQIAATAAISAGDQSIGDLIAEAMDKVGNEGVITVEESNTFGLQLELTEGMRFDKGYISGYFVTDAERQEAVLEDPYILLVSSKVSTVKDLLPLLEKVIQGGKPLLIIAEDVEGEALSTLVVNKIRGTFKSVAVKAPGFGDRRKAMLQDMAILTGGQVISEEVGLSLETADISLLGKARKVVITKDETTIVEGAGDSDAIAGRVAQIRAEIENSDSDYDREKLQERLAKLAGGVAVIKAGAATEVELKERKHRIEDAVRNAKAAVEEGIVAGGGVALLHAVPSLDELKLSGDEATGANIVRVALEAPLKQIAFNGGLEPGVVAEKVRNSPAGTGLNAATGVYEDLLKAGVADPVKVTRSALQNAASIAGLFLTTEAVVADKPEKAAAPAGDPTGGMGGMDF from the coding sequence ATGGCCAAGACAATTGCGTACGACGAAGAGGCCCGTCGCGGCCTCGAGCGGGGCCTGAACGCCCTCGCCGACGCGGTAAAGGTGACGTTGGGCCCCAAGGGTCGCAACGTCGTCCTGGAGAAGAAGTGGGGTGCCCCCACGATCACCAACGATGGTGTGTCCATCGCCAAGGAGATCGAGCTGGAGGACCCGTACGAGAAGATCGGCGCTGAGCTGGTCAAGGAAGTTGCCAAGAAGACCGACGACGTGGCCGGTGACGGCACGACGACGGCCACCGTGCTGGCCCAGGCGCTGGTCAAGGAAGGCCTGCGCAACGTTGCGGCCGGTGCCAACCCGCTCGGTCTGAAGCGCGGCATCGAGAAGGCAGTCGAGAAGGTCACCGAGACCTTGCTCAAGTCGGCCAAAGAGGTCGAGACCAAGGAGCAGATCGCGGCGACCGCAGCCATCTCCGCCGGCGACCAGTCGATCGGCGACCTGATCGCCGAGGCGATGGACAAGGTGGGCAACGAGGGCGTCATCACCGTCGAGGAGTCCAACACCTTCGGCCTGCAGCTCGAGCTCACCGAGGGGATGCGGTTCGACAAGGGCTACATCTCGGGCTACTTCGTCACCGACGCCGAGCGTCAGGAAGCGGTCCTGGAGGACCCCTACATCCTGCTGGTCAGTTCCAAGGTGTCCACCGTGAAGGACCTGCTGCCGCTGCTGGAGAAGGTCATTCAGGGCGGCAAGCCGCTGCTGATCATCGCCGAGGACGTCGAGGGCGAGGCGCTGTCCACCCTGGTCGTCAACAAGATCCGTGGCACCTTCAAGTCGGTGGCGGTCAAGGCCCCCGGCTTCGGTGACCGCCGCAAGGCGATGCTGCAGGACATGGCCATCCTCACCGGTGGTCAGGTCATCAGCGAAGAGGTTGGCCTCTCCCTCGAGACCGCCGACATCTCGCTGCTGGGTAAGGCCCGCAAGGTCGTCATCACCAAGGACGAGACCACCATCGTCGAGGGCGCCGGTGACTCCGACGCCATCGCTGGACGGGTGGCCCAGATCCGCGCCGAGATCGAGAACAGCGACTCCGACTACGACCGTGAGAAGCTGCAGGAGCGCCTGGCCAAGCTGGCCGGCGGTGTTGCGGTGATCAAGGCCGGGGCTGCCACCGAGGTGGAGCTCAAGGAGCGCAAGCACCGCATCGAGGACGCGGTCCGTAACGCCAAGGCTGCCGTTGAGGAGGGCATCGTCGCCGGTGGTGGCGTCGCCCTGCTGCACGCGGTCCCGTCGCTGGACGAGCTGAAGCTGTCCGGTGACGAGGCCACCGGCGCCAACATCGTCCGGGTGGCTCTCGAGGCTCCGCTGAAGCAGATCGCTTTCAACGGTGGCTTGGAGCCCGGTGTGGTGGCCGAGAAGGTCCGTAACTCGCCCGCCGGTACCGGCTTGAATGCCGCCACCGGTGTGTACGAGGACCTGCTCAAGGCCGGCGTTGCCGACCCGGTCAAGGTGACCCGTTCGGCGCTGCAGAACGCGGCGTCCATCGCGGGTCTGTTCCTGACGACCGAGGCCGTTGTCGCCGACAAGCCGGAGAAGGCGGCCGCTCCCGCGGGCGACCCGACCGGCGGCATGGGCGGCATGGACTTCTAA
- a CDS encoding PPE family protein, producing the protein MTNPHFAWLPPEINSALMFAGPGAGPLLAAAAAWGGLAEELASAVSSFSSVTSELTSGSWLGPSAAAMMAVATQYMAWLGAAAAQAEQAAAQAAVTAGAFESALAATVQPAVVTANRGLMQVLAATNWLGFNTPAIMDIEAAYEQMWALDVAAMAAYHAEASAAASALAPWKQVLRNLGIDIGKNGQINLGFGNSGTGNVGNNNVGNNNWGSGNTGSSNIGTGNTGSSNIGSGNTGNSNVGLGNLGSGNVGFGNTGNGDFGFGLTGDHQFGFGGFNSGSGNVGIGNSGTGNVGFFNSGNGNMGIGNSGTLNSGLGNSGSMSTGFGTASMSSGMWQSMHGSDMASSTSLASSATYATGGTATLSSGILSSALAHTGGLNPALAGGLTPTAATPAAAAPAAAAPVAAAAADAGPVSAGANSGSTAGAGLRSPAAGYSGLYNSANSDAGARSVATREAPANAGAGIPRSSFYPNRETADSEADIQLPLRTE; encoded by the coding sequence GTGACAAACCCGCATTTTGCGTGGTTGCCGCCAGAGATTAATTCGGCACTAATGTTCGCCGGTCCCGGAGCGGGGCCGCTGCTTGCCGCTGCCGCGGCTTGGGGCGGTTTGGCCGAGGAATTGGCGTCAGCGGTGTCGTCATTCAGCTCGGTCACCTCCGAGTTGACCAGTGGCTCATGGCTGGGCCCCTCGGCGGCAGCCATGATGGCTGTCGCCACCCAATACATGGCGTGGCTCGGTGCGGCTGCGGCACAGGCGGAGCAGGCGGCCGCACAGGCCGCTGTCACGGCAGGCGCGTTCGAATCGGCTCTGGCGGCGACGGTGCAGCCCGCGGTGGTCACGGCCAACCGCGGGCTGATGCAGGTGCTGGCGGCCACGAACTGGCTGGGTTTCAACACCCCCGCGATCATGGACATCGAGGCCGCCTACGAGCAGATGTGGGCGCTCGACGTGGCGGCGATGGCCGCCTACCACGCCGAAGCGTCGGCGGCCGCTTCGGCGCTGGCGCCCTGGAAGCAGGTGCTGCGCAACCTCGGTATCGACATCGGCAAGAACGGCCAGATCAACCTGGGCTTCGGCAACAGCGGCACCGGCAATGTCGGCAACAACAACGTCGGCAACAACAACTGGGGCAGCGGCAACACCGGAAGCAGCAACATCGGCACCGGCAACACCGGAAGCAGCAACATCGGTAGCGGCAACACCGGTAACAGCAACGTCGGGTTGGGCAACCTGGGCAGCGGGAACGTCGGCTTCGGCAACACCGGCAACGGCGACTTCGGGTTCGGCCTGACCGGCGATCATCAGTTCGGCTTCGGCGGCTTCAACTCGGGTAGCGGCAACGTCGGAATCGGAAACTCGGGCACCGGCAACGTCGGCTTCTTCAATTCCGGCAACGGAAACATGGGTATCGGCAACTCAGGCACCCTCAATTCGGGCCTGGGCAACTCCGGGAGCATGAGCACCGGTTTCGGCACTGCCAGCATGAGCAGCGGCATGTGGCAATCGATGCACGGCAGCGACATGGCAAGCTCTACCAGCTTGGCCAGCTCGGCCACCTACGCAACGGGCGGCACGGCAACCTTGAGCTCGGGGATCCTGAGTTCGGCGCTGGCACACACCGGCGGCCTGAATCCGGCGCTGGCCGGCGGATTGACCCCCACCGCAGCCACCCCGGCTGCCGCCGCTCCCGCGGCCGCGGCGCCGGTAGCGGCGGCGGCTGCCGACGCCGGCCCCGTCTCTGCGGGTGCAAACAGTGGCTCCACCGCGGGCGCGGGCCTGCGCAGCCCGGCTGCCGGATACTCCGGCCTGTACAACTCGGCTAACAGCGATGCGGGTGCGCGAAGCGTCGCCACCCGTGAAGCGCCGGCAAACGCCGGTGCGGGCATCCCCAGGTCCAGCTTCTATCCGAACCGCGAGACGGCTGACAGCGAAGCCGACATCCAGCTGCCGCTGCGCACGGAGTAG
- a CDS encoding N-acyl-D-amino-acid deacylase family protein produces MSYDLLIRNGTIVDGLGGEPYVGDVAVRDGIIVAVGPPDDSVNGDAAGRVIDASGLLVTPGFVDLHTHYDGQSIWSDRLTPSSTHGVTTVLMGNCGVGFAPCRQQDHDVLVDVMAGVEDIPGVVMTDGLPWTWETFPEFMDALEAGARDIDVAAFLPHSPLRVYVMGQRGADREPATPEDLATMRALAKQAIEIGALGFASSRLTIHKTESGSPIPSYDAARAEIEEIAKGVVDGGGGLLQFVPDIPAGGYQPVLQTVFDVAEEVGLPVTFSLVVGNVGEPSWPDAITMVENANKNAGEGTRCTAQLLPRPIGLIIGLQLSANPFVLYPSYREIAHLPLAERVAEMRKPDVRARILADKPGVGHPILYVAQAWDWIFPLAEDPNYEPAAADSIGARARAHGVSPMEEAYDRLLDDDGHAMLLVATSNMENNSLDTVGKLLHREDVVLGLGDGGAHYGMICDASYSTYFLTHWARDRASGRFSVAEAVRELTSVPARVAGLGDRGRIAVGYKADLNVIDHAALRLHKPVIRYDLPAGGRRLDQTAEGYVATVVSGQVIAENGVPTAARPGKLVRGRQSAPVPA; encoded by the coding sequence ATGAGCTACGACCTCCTCATCCGTAACGGAACCATCGTTGACGGGCTGGGGGGTGAGCCGTACGTCGGCGACGTCGCGGTACGCGACGGCATCATCGTGGCCGTCGGGCCACCTGACGACTCGGTCAACGGCGACGCCGCCGGGCGGGTGATCGACGCCAGCGGCCTGCTGGTCACCCCGGGGTTCGTCGACCTGCACACCCACTACGACGGTCAGTCAATCTGGTCAGACCGGCTGACACCATCATCGACGCACGGCGTGACGACCGTGCTGATGGGCAATTGTGGGGTGGGTTTTGCGCCGTGCCGCCAGCAGGACCACGACGTGCTCGTCGACGTGATGGCCGGTGTCGAGGACATCCCCGGCGTTGTCATGACCGATGGCCTGCCCTGGACCTGGGAGACGTTCCCCGAATTCATGGACGCGTTGGAGGCGGGAGCACGCGACATCGATGTGGCCGCCTTTCTGCCGCACTCCCCGCTGCGGGTCTATGTCATGGGTCAGCGCGGCGCCGACCGCGAGCCGGCCACCCCCGAAGACCTGGCCACCATGCGGGCACTGGCCAAGCAGGCAATCGAGATCGGTGCGCTGGGGTTCGCGTCGTCGCGGCTGACCATCCACAAGACCGAGAGCGGATCGCCGATTCCGAGCTACGACGCCGCCCGTGCGGAGATCGAAGAGATCGCCAAGGGCGTCGTCGACGGCGGCGGTGGCCTGTTGCAGTTTGTGCCCGACATCCCAGCCGGCGGCTACCAGCCGGTGTTGCAGACCGTGTTCGATGTAGCCGAGGAGGTCGGGCTGCCAGTCACGTTCTCGTTGGTGGTCGGCAACGTTGGCGAACCCAGCTGGCCCGATGCCATCACAATGGTCGAGAACGCGAACAAGAACGCGGGCGAGGGAACCCGCTGCACCGCGCAGCTACTTCCCCGTCCGATCGGGCTGATCATCGGACTGCAGCTGTCGGCAAACCCATTTGTGCTCTATCCCAGCTACCGCGAGATCGCGCATCTGCCGTTGGCCGAGCGCGTCGCCGAAATGCGCAAACCCGACGTCCGGGCCCGCATCCTGGCCGATAAGCCCGGCGTCGGGCATCCGATTCTGTACGTGGCGCAGGCCTGGGACTGGATCTTTCCGCTGGCTGAGGACCCCAACTACGAGCCGGCGGCAGCCGACAGCATCGGGGCTCGGGCTCGCGCCCACGGCGTCAGCCCGATGGAGGAGGCCTACGACCGGCTGCTCGACGACGACGGGCACGCCATGTTGCTGGTCGCGACCAGCAACATGGAGAACAACTCGCTGGACACTGTCGGCAAACTATTGCATCGCGAAGACGTGGTGCTCGGTCTCGGCGACGGGGGCGCCCACTACGGGATGATCTGCGACGCCAGCTACTCGACCTACTTTCTGACGCACTGGGCTCGCGATCGGGCATCCGGGCGATTCAGCGTGGCCGAAGCCGTCCGCGAACTCACATCCGTGCCGGCCCGGGTGGCCGGCCTGGGCGACCGCGGACGCATCGCGGTCGGCTACAAGGCCGACCTCAACGTCATCGACCACGCCGCACTCCGACTGCACAAGCCGGTCATCAGGTATGACCTGCCCGCGGGCGGGCGGCGCTTGGATCAGACCGCCGAGGGCTATGTTGCGACCGTGGTATCGGGTCAGGTGATCGCCGAGAACGGGGTGCCGACCGCTGCCCGGCCCGGCAAGCTGGTCCGCGGACGGCAGTCAGCCCCGGTCCCGGCGTGA
- a CDS encoding mycothiol transferase — MATSDAAARELLRDAFTRVIEHVDELTDGLTEQVANYRPTPAANSIAWLIWHSARVQDVQVADIAGVEQAWTRDGWVDRFGLDLPRGDTGYGHGAQDVAKVRAPAELLAGYYHAVHALTLQYVAGVTAEELSRVVDTHWDPPVTASVRLISVVDDCAQHLGQAAYLRGIAQ; from the coding sequence ATGGCTACCTCCGATGCCGCGGCCCGCGAGCTGCTGCGCGACGCGTTCACCCGAGTGATCGAACACGTCGATGAACTCACCGACGGTCTGACCGAGCAAGTGGCCAACTACCGGCCAACACCGGCCGCCAACAGCATCGCCTGGCTGATCTGGCACAGCGCGCGGGTCCAGGACGTCCAGGTGGCCGACATCGCCGGGGTCGAACAGGCGTGGACGCGTGATGGCTGGGTGGACCGGTTCGGGCTGGACCTGCCCCGCGGCGACACCGGCTACGGGCACGGCGCGCAGGATGTGGCCAAAGTGCGTGCGCCGGCCGAGCTGCTGGCCGGCTACTACCACGCGGTGCACGCCCTGACGCTGCAGTACGTCGCGGGTGTGACCGCCGAGGAACTGTCCCGCGTGGTGGACACCCATTGGGATCCGCCGGTCACCGCGAGCGTCCGATTGATCAGCGTGGTCGACGACTGCGCCCAACACCTGGGACAGGCTGCCTACCTGCGCGGGATCGCCCAGTAG
- a CDS encoding anti-sigma factor, whose translation MTEPTDFQLLELATPYALDAVSDEERLDIERRLGAAPAPVAAAFDEEVRSVRETMSVVSAATAAQPPPELRQALLAAAEPAQSRRQPRWRTAVFASAAAIAVGLGAFGLGVLTRPSASPTVAEQVLAAPDVQTVSGRLGGGTATVMFSRDRNAGVLVMNNVPPPSPGTVYQMWLVDAKGPTSAGTMGPTAVTPSTKATLTDLGDSTTLAFTVEPGTGSTKPTGTVLAELPLR comes from the coding sequence ATGACCGAGCCGACCGACTTCCAACTGCTCGAGCTGGCGACACCGTATGCCCTGGATGCGGTCTCCGACGAGGAGAGACTCGACATCGAGCGCCGGCTTGGCGCAGCACCGGCGCCGGTGGCCGCCGCATTCGACGAAGAAGTTCGGTCGGTGCGCGAAACGATGTCGGTGGTATCGGCCGCCACGGCCGCGCAGCCACCACCAGAGCTGCGCCAGGCGCTGCTCGCAGCCGCGGAGCCCGCTCAGAGCCGCCGTCAACCACGTTGGCGCACTGCAGTTTTCGCTTCCGCCGCGGCGATCGCGGTGGGGCTGGGCGCGTTCGGCCTGGGCGTCCTGACCCGACCGTCGGCATCGCCGACGGTCGCCGAACAGGTGCTGGCCGCGCCGGATGTGCAGACGGTCTCCGGCCGGCTCGGCGGCGGAACGGCCACCGTGATGTTCTCCCGCGATCGCAACGCGGGTGTGTTGGTGATGAACAATGTGCCGCCGCCGTCTCCGGGCACCGTCTATCAGATGTGGCTGGTCGACGCCAAGGGGCCGACATCGGCGGGAACCATGGGCCCCACGGCGGTCACGCCGTCGACAAAAGCGACGCTGACCGATCTCGGCGACTCGACGACGCTGGCGTTCACCGTCGAGCCCGGAACGGGTTCGACCAAGCCGACCGGCACGGTGCTGGCCGAGCTGCCGCTACGCTGA
- a CDS encoding sigma-70 family RNA polymerase sigma factor, with amino-acid sequence MTGPPGRSDDLNALLRQIARGERDAFAMFYDHTCTRVYGLVARVLRDAGYSEETTQEIYLEVWRTASDYDATKGSPLAWLLTMAHRRAVDRVRAEQAGSQRESRYGAANVDLASDVVADSAIAGDERRRVVECLDGLTDTQRQCIELAYYGGLTYAEVSQRLATNLSTIKSRMRDALRGLRNCLDAS; translated from the coding sequence ATGACCGGACCGCCGGGGCGCAGCGACGACCTCAACGCCCTATTGCGCCAGATCGCGCGGGGCGAGCGCGACGCGTTCGCCATGTTCTACGACCACACCTGTACACGGGTGTATGGACTGGTGGCACGGGTGTTGCGTGATGCCGGCTACAGCGAGGAAACCACCCAGGAGATCTATCTCGAGGTGTGGCGGACGGCATCGGATTACGACGCCACCAAGGGCTCTCCCCTGGCCTGGTTGCTGACCATGGCGCATCGGCGCGCGGTGGACCGGGTGCGCGCCGAGCAGGCCGGCAGCCAGCGGGAGTCGCGCTATGGCGCGGCCAATGTCGATCTGGCCAGTGACGTGGTCGCCGATTCGGCGATCGCCGGTGATGAACGTCGCCGGGTGGTGGAGTGCCTGGATGGGCTGACCGACACCCAGCGGCAGTGCATCGAGCTGGCCTACTACGGCGGGCTGACCTATGCCGAAGTGTCGCAACGGTTGGCCACCAATCTTTCGACGATCAAATCACGCATGCGCGACGCGCTGCGCGGTCTGCGTAACTGCCTGGATGCGTCATGA
- a CDS encoding DUF1295 domain-containing protein, translating into MISGASAAALIVVHSVTFAIGHRIGRYNVVDVAWGLGFVAVAAVSAVLGSGDPTRRWLLLALVAIWGLRLSWHIHRKTAGKGEDPRYTDLLRGATLGQVVRKVFVLQAFLTLFISFPLQLSAVTGPTPKPLLAVGALGVGVWLLGVVFEALGDHQLRAFKADPANRGAIMDRGLWAWTRHPNYFGDACVWWGLWLVTITGWVPLITVGSPLLMTYFLVDVSGARLTEKYMKDRPGFGEYQRRTAYFVPRPPRSARHQ; encoded by the coding sequence CTGATCTCCGGCGCATCTGCCGCCGCGCTGATCGTCGTGCATTCGGTGACATTTGCGATCGGCCACCGCATCGGCCGCTACAACGTCGTCGACGTGGCCTGGGGGCTGGGGTTCGTCGCCGTTGCCGCCGTTTCGGCGGTACTGGGCAGCGGCGACCCGACCCGCCGGTGGCTACTGCTGGCGCTGGTGGCTATCTGGGGTTTGCGGCTGAGCTGGCACATCCACCGCAAGACGGCCGGCAAGGGAGAAGATCCGCGCTACACGGATCTGCTCCGCGGCGCCACGCTGGGGCAGGTGGTGCGCAAAGTGTTCGTGCTGCAAGCATTCTTGACGCTGTTCATCTCCTTCCCGTTGCAGCTGTCTGCCGTCACCGGGCCGACGCCGAAGCCGCTGCTGGCCGTCGGGGCGCTGGGCGTGGGGGTGTGGCTGCTCGGCGTCGTCTTCGAGGCCCTGGGCGACCACCAGTTGCGGGCGTTCAAGGCCGACCCCGCCAACCGGGGCGCCATCATGGATCGCGGCCTGTGGGCCTGGACGCGCCACCCCAACTACTTCGGCGACGCCTGCGTCTGGTGGGGATTGTGGCTGGTCACCATCACCGGCTGGGTCCCGCTGATCACCGTGGGCTCACCGCTGCTGATGACGTACTTCCTGGTCGACGTCAGCGGCGCGCGACTGACCGAGAAGTACATGAAGGATCGTCCCGGGTTCGGCGAATATCAACGGCGGACGGCGTATTTCGTGCCCCGGCCGCCTCGATCGGCGCGTCATCAATGA
- a CDS encoding class I SAM-dependent methyltransferase, with product MSVDTVREPLQERSEVIDSRRWPAVAKPPSGPLAAVAAAIAHRLLRRAVARLPLRLVYPDGTSIGAADGPTIVVHQPAALARRIGRSGLIGFGESYMAAEWSSNDLAAALTVFAESVAELIPPSLQRLRPIAPAFRPRWRDPSRDEARRNIAEHYDLSNELFAQFLDDTMTYSSALFDQLPAAWPDLAAAQRRKIDRLLDMAEVRDGSRVLEIGTGWGELCIRAASRGAQVRSITLSVEQQRLAHRRVAEAGLSHLVQIDLCDYRDVGSEGAAYDSVLSVEMIEAIGYHSWPKYFAALQRLVRPGGKVAIQAITMPHDRMLASRNTLTWVQKYIFPGGLLPSTQAIADITERHTALRTIDKASLRPHYAQTLRLWRERFLQRQGELAQLGFDEVFKRMWELYLAYSEAGFRSGYLDVYQWTFEREDGR from the coding sequence ATGAGTGTCGACACCGTCCGCGAGCCCCTCCAAGAACGCTCCGAAGTCATCGATTCGCGGCGCTGGCCGGCGGTGGCGAAGCCGCCGTCGGGCCCGCTTGCCGCGGTAGCTGCCGCAATCGCACACCGGCTGCTGCGCCGCGCGGTTGCCCGGCTGCCACTACGACTGGTCTACCCGGACGGCACCTCAATCGGTGCCGCCGATGGGCCCACCATCGTGGTGCACCAGCCGGCCGCGCTGGCCCGGCGGATCGGGCGAAGCGGCCTGATCGGCTTCGGCGAGTCCTACATGGCCGCGGAGTGGTCATCAAACGATCTCGCCGCGGCGCTGACGGTGTTCGCCGAGTCGGTGGCCGAGCTGATACCACCCTCGCTCCAGCGGCTGCGACCCATCGCACCGGCTTTTCGGCCGCGCTGGCGAGACCCCAGTCGCGATGAAGCCCGACGCAACATCGCCGAACACTACGACCTGTCGAATGAGCTGTTCGCGCAGTTCCTCGACGACACCATGACGTATTCGTCGGCGCTCTTCGACCAGCTACCCGCCGCCTGGCCGGATCTGGCTGCGGCCCAACGGCGCAAGATCGATCGGTTACTCGATATGGCCGAGGTTCGCGACGGTAGCCGGGTGCTCGAGATCGGCACCGGCTGGGGCGAGCTGTGCATCCGGGCGGCGTCGCGGGGCGCGCAGGTCCGATCGATAACCCTCTCGGTCGAACAGCAGCGGCTGGCACACAGGCGGGTCGCCGAGGCGGGCCTATCCCATCTGGTCCAGATCGACCTGTGCGACTACCGCGATGTCGGCAGCGAGGGCGCAGCCTATGACAGCGTGCTCTCCGTCGAGATGATCGAGGCGATCGGATACCACTCGTGGCCAAAGTATTTCGCCGCGCTGCAGCGGCTAGTGCGGCCGGGCGGGAAGGTGGCGATCCAGGCGATCACCATGCCCCATGACCGGATGCTGGCCAGCCGCAATACCTTGACCTGGGTGCAGAAGTACATCTTTCCGGGCGGACTGCTGCCGTCCACCCAGGCGATCGCAGACATCACCGAGCGCCACACCGCCTTGCGCACCATCGACAAGGCCTCACTGCGACCGCACTACGCGCAGACCTTGCGGCTGTGGCGGGAGCGGTTTCTGCAGCGCCAGGGTGAGCTGGCACAGTTGGGCTTCGACGAGGTGTTCAAACGGATGTGGGAGCTGTACTTGGCCTACTCGGAGGCCGGATTCCGGTCGGGTTACCTCGACGTCTACCAGTGGACGTTCGAACGTGAGGATGGCCGGTGA
- a CDS encoding DUF1365 domain-containing protein: MLTQTRVMTPAIYRTTITHARRVPVHHSFGYRSYSWYVDVDDLPRLPWWLRPMARFHADDHFMSPPQGSLRDRLEAFFAEQGAEIPDGRVTALLQARVFGYVFNPLSVFWCHDRDGRLRHVVAEVHNTYGGRHAYLLPPAELPVAAAKNFYVSPFNQVDGYYLIQAPRPEAEVDVTVSLHRENRQSFTANLHGKRLPATTKQVAIMQIIAPLAPLVVAARIRIQGIKLWLRRVPVVPR, from the coding sequence ATGCTGACTCAAACCCGGGTAATGACACCGGCGATCTACCGCACCACCATCACCCATGCGCGGCGGGTCCCGGTGCACCACTCGTTCGGATACCGCAGCTACAGCTGGTATGTCGACGTTGACGACTTACCCCGGCTGCCGTGGTGGCTACGGCCGATGGCCCGGTTCCACGCCGATGACCACTTCATGTCCCCGCCGCAGGGATCCCTTCGGGACCGCCTGGAGGCTTTCTTCGCCGAACAGGGCGCCGAAATCCCTGACGGCCGCGTCACCGCGCTGCTGCAGGCGCGCGTATTCGGATACGTCTTCAATCCGTTGAGCGTCTTTTGGTGCCACGACCGCGACGGCAGGCTGCGCCACGTGGTGGCAGAGGTGCACAACACCTACGGGGGACGCCATGCCTACCTGCTACCGCCGGCCGAGCTGCCGGTGGCCGCCGCCAAGAACTTCTACGTCTCACCGTTCAACCAGGTCGACGGGTACTACCTGATACAAGCGCCACGGCCCGAAGCCGAGGTGGACGTCACGGTTTCGCTGCACCGCGAGAACCGGCAGAGCTTCACCGCCAACCTGCACGGGAAACGACTACCAGCGACAACCAAACAAGTCGCGATCATGCAAATCATTGCGCCGTTGGCCCCGTTGGTGGTGGCCGCCCGCATCCGGATACAGGGGATCAAATTGTGGTTGCGTCGAGTTCCGGTGGTACCGCGATGA